Proteins from one Triticum aestivum cultivar Chinese Spring chromosome 7A, IWGSC CS RefSeq v2.1, whole genome shotgun sequence genomic window:
- the LOC123148941 gene encoding uncharacterized protein: MAITRESLEQIWNQWEIELVVLLSFTLQIFLFFTGCIRRYSTNALLRLLTWLAYVAADMVAVYALGLISRDGQSTMSSAGSCHRNKRSNRFSTGTSRQLAFFWAPFLLVHLGGQDTISAFSIEDNNLWLRHLLNLTIQVSLALYAFWKSIGGQNQRLLAPGILVFVTGIIRYGERIWALKCSSRNGLRETNLPPLPKLNFEVDKGSYVGTICYVLGSMVCIRDLFSGRTTSQMKERAVFRFQEDRPLDQVPKLLEVELAMMYDDLFTKAMLLRTRTGVVLRCISQFSVIAAFVLFLVENLKQEHNRADVAITYALFLGGFSLEVCAFVLTVMSPWTWAFFKARRCDRLAHISWLLLSSGIGWPEKRPLWSNSMGQYNFLTSCMGREQSTTSSKLMTIIRKILIAVEKKVFIRNLQHTKHVNLSKDVMDSVVTWVGRLAREEFTRITQQQRWVNLRPIINPTMNTLANSLGDNIIFLHTYTELHLQKHSSNMDDETISTTMDICRKISNYMVYLLVVHPSMLPLSGTAADTLAKFYEKISKNGSGKQDVLDTAYQLVTDKLEFGDEECLKEQEQPGPWGETLTEIQDMWMRLLLYAAGKCPVELHAQQLGRGGELLTLVWLLMAHNGIGNVGHQVELITNDETMVGQFCAFHYPKESKHRSA, translated from the coding sequence ATGGCCATAACAAGGGAGAGCTTGGAACAAATATGGAACCAGTGGGAAATCGAGCTGGTGGTGCTCCTCAGCTTCACCCTGCAAATCTTTCTCTTCTTCACCGGCTGTATCAGGCGGTACAGCACCAATGCTCTGCTCAGGCTTCTTACCTGGCTAGCATATGTTGCGGCAGACATGGTTGCTGTATACGCCCTTGGTCTCATATCCAGAGATGGTCAGAGTACCATGTCATCGGCTGGATCATGCCACCGGAACAAGCGATCAAACAGATTCTCCACGGGCACAAGCCGCCAACTAGCATTCTTCTGGGCGCCTTtcctcctcgtccatctcggcgggCAGGACACCATATCGGCTTTCTCCATCGAGGACAACAACCTCTGGCTGAGGCACCTTCTGAATCTGACCATCCAAGTCTCGTTAGCCTTATACGCCTTTTGGAAGTCGATAGGTGGACAAAATCAGCGGCTTCTTGCTCCAGGCATCTTGGTGTTTGTCACCGGGATCATCAGGTATGGGGAGAGGATATGGGCGCTCAAGTGCAGTAGCCGAAATGGCCTAAGGGAGACGAATCTGCCTCCATTGCCTAAACTCAATTTTGAGGTCGACAAAGGCAGCTATGTTGGCACCATCTGCTACGTTCTAGGCTCAATGGTTTGTATCCGGGATCTTTTCTCAGGGCGCACCACCTCCCAAATGAAAGAGCGTGCTGTCTTCAGGTTCCAAGAAGACAGGCCCCTAGACCAGGTGCCCAAGTTGCTGGAGGTCGAGCTTGCCATGATGTATGATGATCTCTTCACGAAGGCCATGTTGCTCAGAACAAGGACTGGGGTTGTGCTCCGGTGCATCAGCCAATTCTCAGTCATAGCTGCCTTTGTGCTCTTCCTAGTTGAAAACCTCAAACAAGAACATAATAGAGCTGATGTCGCAATCACCTATGCGTTATTCTTGGGTGGCTTCAGTCTTGAAGTTTGTGCTTTTGTTCTGACTGTGATGTCACCGTGGACTTGGGCATTCTTCAAAGCTCGAAGGTGCGATAGGCTTGCCCACATTTCTTGGCTTCTTCTTTCAAGTGGCATTGGCTGGCCGGAGAAGAGACCGTTGTGGTCGAACTCTATGGGGCAGTATAACTTCTTGACTTCATGTATGGGCCGTGAGCAATCAACGACATCATCCAAACTAATGACTATCATCAGAAAGATTTTAATTGCAGTTGAGAAGAAGGTCTTTATCAGAAACCTACAACACACCAAGCATGTCAATCTGAGCAAGGATGTTATGGACAGTGTGGTCACATGGGTTGGACGCCTTGCTCGCGAAGAATTCACAAGGATAACGCAGCAGCAACGCTGGGTGAATCTTCGCCCAATCATCAACCCGACAATGAATACTTTAGCTAATTCTTTGGGTGATAACATCATCTTCTTACATACATACACAGAATTGCACTTGCAGAAACACTCCAGCAACATGGATGACGAGACAATATCAACTACAATGGACATATGCAGGAAGATATCTAACTATATGGTGTACCTTCTGGTCGTGCATCCTTCCATGTTGCCGCTAAGTGGCACCGCAGCGGACACATTAGCAAAATTCTACGAGAAGATCAGCAAGAACGGCAGCGGCAAGCAAGATGTCCTGGACACTGCTTATCAGCTAGTGACAGACAAGCTGGAGTTCGGCGACGAGGAATGCCTGAAAGAACAGGAGCAACCTGGGCCGTGGGGCGAGACGCTGACGGAGATCCAAGATATGTGGATGAGGCTGCTGCTCTACGCGGCCGGCAAGTGCCCGGTAGAGCTGCACGCCCAGCAGCTAGGCAGAGGAGGGGAGCTCCTCACCTTGGTCTGGTTGCTGATGGCGCATAATGGCATTGGAAATGTTGGTCATCAGGTTGAACTTATAACTAATGATGAAACAATGGTTGGGCAGTTCTGTGCATTCCATTATCCTAAAGAATCAAAACATAGGTCTGCGTAG